In Oryza sativa Japonica Group chromosome 11, ASM3414082v1, the following are encoded in one genomic region:
- the LOC9272396 gene encoding F-box protein At5g50450 isoform X1 — protein MRSPRRRRGVHPAAATAPPCSAMASGAASPRSPPAAKKRAVVVAGDGDDSDVFDRLPDDIVLVVLSRLAANAASPADVASAALTCRRFRELATHPAVLSRASAAAVAVRWGAWSEAAHRFLRRCAAAGSLHACYFLGMVRFYCLGSRATGAALLGRAAGGGHAPALYALAVVQFNGSGGGKADKDARAGVALCARAAWLGHTPALRELGHCLQDGYGARRDAPAGRRLLLHAAAREHLSWKKHNHGHHDGSAAEDAVSRFMVAWWDSHRAKAAARGCLPGEHGDGEHDGGEDLRLCSHARCGRRETRRHEFRRCSVCGAASYCSRACQALDWKRAHRAQCAAARWLAAAAAAADGVAH, from the exons ATGAGGAGCCctaggaggcggcgcggcgtccacccggcggcggcgacggcgccgccgtgttccgccatggcgagcggcgcggcgagcccTCGCTCGCCGCCAGCGGCGAAGAagcgggcggtggtggtggctggcgacggcgacgactccGACGTGTTCGACCGGCTCCCCGACGACATCGTCCTCGTCGTGCTCTCCAGgctcgccgccaacgccgcgTCCCCCGCCGACGTCGCCTCGGCGGCACTCAC GTGCAGGAGGTTCCGGGAGCTCGCGACGCACCCGGCGGTGCTGTcgcgcgcgtcggcggcggccgtcgcggTGCGGTGGGGCGCGTGGTCGGAGGCGGCTCACCGGTTCTTGCGGCGGTGCGCGGCCGCCGGCAGCCTCCACGCCTGCTACTTCCTCGGCATG gtGAGGTTCTACTGCCTGGGGAGCAGGGCGACGGGGGCGGCGCTGCTggggcgcgcggcgggcggcgggcacgCGCCGGCGCTGTACGCGCTGGCGGTGGTGCAGTTcaacggcagcggcgggggcaAGGCGGACAaggacgcgcgcgcgggcgtcgcgctgtgcgcgcgcgccgcgtggCTAGGCCACACCCCGGCGCTCCGCGAGCTCGGCCACTGCCTCCAGGACGGCTACGGCGCccgccgcgacgcccccgccggccgccgcctcctcctccacgccgccgcccgcgagcACCTCTCCTGGAAGAAGCACAACCACGGACACCACGACGGCAGCGCCGCCGAGGACGCGGTGAGCCGGTTCATGGTCGCGTGGTGGGACTCGCACCGcgccaaggcggcggcgcgggggtgcCTCCCTGGCGaacacggcgacggcgagcacgacggcggcgaggacctGCGGCTGTGCTCGCACGCGCGGTGCGGGCggcgggagacgcggcggcACGAGTTCCGGCGGTGCTCGGTGTGCGGCGCCGCCAGCTACTGCTCGCGCGCGTGCCAGGCGCTCGACTGGAAGCGCGCCCACCGCGCCCagtgcgccgccgcgcgctggctcgccgcggccgccgccgccgccgacggcgtcgcGCACTGA
- the LOC9272396 gene encoding F-box protein At5g50450 isoform X2, producing the protein MRSPRRRRGVHPAAATAPPCSAMASGAASPRSPPAAKKRAVVVAGDGDDSDVFDRLPDDIVLVVLSRLAANAASPADVASAALTRFRELATHPAVLSRASAAAVAVRWGAWSEAAHRFLRRCAAAGSLHACYFLGMVRFYCLGSRATGAALLGRAAGGGHAPALYALAVVQFNGSGGGKADKDARAGVALCARAAWLGHTPALRELGHCLQDGYGARRDAPAGRRLLLHAAAREHLSWKKHNHGHHDGSAAEDAVSRFMVAWWDSHRAKAAARGCLPGEHGDGEHDGGEDLRLCSHARCGRRETRRHEFRRCSVCGAASYCSRACQALDWKRAHRAQCAAARWLAAAAAAADGVAH; encoded by the exons ATGAGGAGCCctaggaggcggcgcggcgtccacccggcggcggcgacggcgccgccgtgttccgccatggcgagcggcgcggcgagcccTCGCTCGCCGCCAGCGGCGAAGAagcgggcggtggtggtggctggcgacggcgacgactccGACGTGTTCGACCGGCTCCCCGACGACATCGTCCTCGTCGTGCTCTCCAGgctcgccgccaacgccgcgTCCCCCGCCGACGTCGCCTCGGCGGCACTCAC GAGGTTCCGGGAGCTCGCGACGCACCCGGCGGTGCTGTcgcgcgcgtcggcggcggccgtcgcggTGCGGTGGGGCGCGTGGTCGGAGGCGGCTCACCGGTTCTTGCGGCGGTGCGCGGCCGCCGGCAGCCTCCACGCCTGCTACTTCCTCGGCATG gtGAGGTTCTACTGCCTGGGGAGCAGGGCGACGGGGGCGGCGCTGCTggggcgcgcggcgggcggcgggcacgCGCCGGCGCTGTACGCGCTGGCGGTGGTGCAGTTcaacggcagcggcgggggcaAGGCGGACAaggacgcgcgcgcgggcgtcgcgctgtgcgcgcgcgccgcgtggCTAGGCCACACCCCGGCGCTCCGCGAGCTCGGCCACTGCCTCCAGGACGGCTACGGCGCccgccgcgacgcccccgccggccgccgcctcctcctccacgccgccgcccgcgagcACCTCTCCTGGAAGAAGCACAACCACGGACACCACGACGGCAGCGCCGCCGAGGACGCGGTGAGCCGGTTCATGGTCGCGTGGTGGGACTCGCACCGcgccaaggcggcggcgcgggggtgcCTCCCTGGCGaacacggcgacggcgagcacgacggcggcgaggacctGCGGCTGTGCTCGCACGCGCGGTGCGGGCggcgggagacgcggcggcACGAGTTCCGGCGGTGCTCGGTGTGCGGCGCCGCCAGCTACTGCTCGCGCGCGTGCCAGGCGCTCGACTGGAAGCGCGCCCACCGCGCCCagtgcgccgccgcgcgctggctcgccgcggccgccgccgccgccgacggcgtcgcGCACTGA
- the LOC4350534 gene encoding cytochrome P450 78A5 — MRNEVLSTIFLLLIFFTTTINPSSSQLPWLFSLLYLSLAMAVVALPPLLAKRHGHARRVNGGGAAIPGPRGWPLLGSLPVVSGPLMHRRLAALADAHGGGARRLMSLTLGATPVVVSSHPDTVREILAGAAFRDRPARAAARELMFLRAVGFAPASGDDGGAYWRRLRRAAGAGMLSPRRAAALAALRARVARRTSEAVSRGMAVPPGRVAMRALLHAASLDNMVGSVLGLEHHDHHGGVISDMGDMVREGYELVGKFNLGDYYSTTQYQCLWGLLDFHGVGPRCQRLAARVREQFGRVMEERRKVSDLHKRDDLLSYMLSMPQEERIEDSDVIAVLWEMIFRGTDVVAILLEWAMARMVLHPDIQSKVQEELDRAVGHRPMTDSDIPNLRFLHCVIKETLRMHPPGPLLSWARLAVHDTYVGKHLVPAGTTAMVNMWAISHDETIWGDPWVFRPERFMEEDINVLGSDLRLAPFGSGRRVCPGRMMGLSTAYLWFGRMLQEYKWAAAQPVKLTECLRLSMEMKKPLVCHAVPRSKTG, encoded by the exons ATGAGGAATGAAGTACTCTCCACCATTTTCTTGCtcctcatcttcttcaccaCAACCATAAACCCTAGCTCTTCACAGCTTCCATggctcttctctctcttgtaTCTCTCTCTGGCCATGGCGGTCGTCGCCTTGCCGCCGCTTCTTGCGAAACGCCATGGACATGCACGCCGGGttaatggcggcggcgctgccatTCCCGGGCCGCGGGGGTGGCCGCTGCTGGGGTCGCTCCCGGTGGTGTCCGGTCCGCTCAtgcaccgccgcctcgccgcgctggccgacgcgcacggcggcggcgcgcggcgcctgATGTCGCTGACGCTCGGCGCGACGCCCGTGGTGGTGAGCAGCCACCCGGACACGGTGCGGGagatcctcgccggcgccgcgttCCGCGACCGTCCCGCCAGGGCCGCGGCGCGGGAGCTCATGTTCCTCCGCGCCGTCGGCTTCGCCCCGGCCtccggagacgacggcggcgcctactggcgccgcctccgccgcgccgcgggcgcgggcatgctctccccgcgccgcgccgccgcgctcgccgcgctgCGCGCCCGCGTCGCGCGCCGCACGTCCGAGGCCGTGTCCCGCGGCATGGCCGTGCCGCCCGGCCGCGTCGCCATGCGCGccctcctccacgccgcctcCCTCGACAACATGGTTGGCAGCGTGCTAGGGCTCGAACACCATGACCACCATGGCGGCGTCATCAGCGACATGGGTGACATGGTGAGGGAAGGGTACGAGCTGGTTGGCAAGTTCAACCTAGGAGACTACTACAGTACTACACAGTACCAGTGCCTGTGGGGGTTGCTGGATTTCCATGGGGTGGGGCCCAGGTGTCAGAGGCTGGCAGCTAGGGTTAGGGAGCAGTTTGGGAGGGtgatggaggagaggaggaaggtgagtgACCTGCACAAGAGGGATGATCTTCTTAGCTACATGCTCTCCATGCCACAGGAGGAGAGGATTGAGGACTCTGATGTCATTGCTGTCCTCTGG GAGATGATCTTTCGTGGGACAGATGTAGTTGCAATACTCCTGGAATGGGCCATGGCCCGGATGGTACTCCACCCAGACATCCAGTCCAAGGTGCAAGAAGAACTAGATAGGGCGGTGGGCCACCGGCCCATGACCGACTCGGACATCCCCAACCTTCGCTTCCTCCATTGTGTCATCAAGGAAACCCTCCGCATGCACCCGCCTGGCCCACTTCTCTCATGGGCCCGCTTGGCGGTGCATGATACCTATGTGGGCAAGCACCTAGTACCCGCAGGGACTACGGCAATGGTGAATATGTGGGCCATATCCCATGATGAGACGATATGGGGTGACCCATGGGTGTTTCGACCCGAAAGGTTTATGGAAGAGGATATCAATGTGTTGGGATCAGATTTAAGGTTGGCACCGTTTGGATCAGGTCGTCGGGTGTGCCCTGGACGGATGATGGGTCTCTCCACTGCCTATCTATGGTTTGGCCGGATGTTGCAAGAGTATAAGTGGGCAGCGGCTCAGCCGGTTAAACTTACGGAGTGCCTCCGTCTTTCTATGGAGATGAAGAAACCTTTGGTTTGTCATGCAGTTCCTCGTAGCAAAACTGGCTAA